From Mycobacterium cookii:
GCCGATGAATGCCGCGGACAGGCCGAAGCCGGAGATCCGGCCGGAGTTCTGCGGGGTCGTGAGCTGACGCAGCATCGCGTTGTACGGGACGCTGGCCAGGTCGCCGCACGCCGCGCCCAAGGCGAGCAACGCCAAACCCAGCCACAGGTATTCGGGGCGCTCGCGGACCAGGCTCATGGCACTGACCAACCCCACCACCAGGCTGGTGAGCACGGTGAGAGTGAGGCGGCGGCGCCGCGGATCTTCGACCCACACGCCGATCACCGGCGCCAGCACAGCGATGGTCACCCCGGCGATCGCCAACGCGCGGCCCAGCCAACTTGCCGGCGTCGCGCCGCCGGGCAAACCCTTGCCTACAGCGCCGGTCAGATACACCGAGAACACGAATGTCACCACGACCGCGCTGACCCCGGCCGAACCGGTGTCCCACACCGCCCACGCCAGCACCTGCGACCGCTTGGCTCCGCCCGGAGCGTCACTGCTGATTTCAGCCATCGTTGGTCTGTCTACCATTGGCGCATGCCGGTACCCGCCCCCAGTCCTGACGCCCGCGCCGTTGTAACCGGAGCTTCACAGAACATCGGCGAAGCTCTGGCCACCGAGTTGGCCGCTCGCGGCCACGGCCTGATCATCACGGCGCGCCGTGAGGACCTGCTCAACAAGCTGGCCGACCGCCTCACCGAGAAGTACGGCGTCACAGTCGAGGTGTGTCCGGCCGACCTCGCCGACACAGGAGAACGCGCGAAGCTGGTCGACGAGTTGGCCACCCGAAATATCTCGATCCTGTGCGCCAACGCCGGCACCGCGACGTTCGGTTCGGTGTCGACGCTCGACGCGTCGACCGAGCGGGCTCAGGTACAGCTCAACGCGGTCGCGGTACACGACCTGGTGCTCGCGGTGTTGCCGGGGATGATCGAGCGCAAGGCCGGCGGGATCTTGATTTCCGGTTCGGCAGCAGGTAATTCGCCGATCCCCTACAACGCGACCTATGCCGCCACCAAGGCGTTCGCGAACACCTTCAGTGAGTCGCTGCGTGGCGAACTGCGTAAGACGGGCGTGCACGTCACCGTGCTGGCGCCCGGCCCGGTCCGTACCGATCTGCCGGACGATTCCGAGGCCTCGATTGTGGAGAAGCTGGTGCCGGACTTTCTGTGGATCTCCACCGAGTACACCGCGAAAAAGTCGTTGGACGCGTTGGCGCGCAACAAAATGCGTGTGGTGCCCGGCGTGACGTCCAAGGCGATGTCGGTCGCGAGTCAATACGCGCCGCGGGCCATCGTGGCGCCGATCGTCGGAAGCTTCTACAAGAAGATGGGTGGCTGATCTACCGGCGTCGGTTGTACGAGTTGACGATGCTGCGAGCGAGCTGGGGCGCAAACGCCCTGATGAAAGTCAGAAAGCCCTTACTGTTCACTAATCGAATGAACCAGCCCGGCTTCTTCGCGGCTTCGGGCGCCGACTTCGATCCCGCCTGAGCCGGCTGATTGGCTTGAGCCTCAGCCTTTTTGGCTTGGATTTTCTCGTAAGCCGATTCACGGTCGACGGTCTTGCCGTATTTCTGTTGCAGCTGGCTGGATTTGGCTGCCGCGCTGATCGCCTCGTCGCCGATGGCGGCCATCAGCGAGCGAGGTGAGCGCAACCTGGTCCAGGCGACCGGTGTCGGCGCGCCCCGCTCCGACAACACCGTGACGACCGCTTCTCCGATGCCCAGCGACGTCAGCGCCGAAGCAAGGTCGTAGACATCGGTTTTCGGATAGGTCCGGACGGTTCGGGTCAGAGCTTTCTGGTCGTCGGGCGTAAAGGCGCGCAGCGCATGCTGAATGCGCGCGCCGAGTTGCGACAGCACGTCGTTGGGGATGTCGGTGGGCAGCTGGGTGCAAAAGAATACGCCGACACCGCGGGAGCGGATCAGCTTGACGGTCTGTTCGACCTGATCCAGGAATGCCTTCGACGCGTCGGAGAACAGCAGGTGCGCCTCGTCGAAGAAGAACACCAGCTTGGGCTTGTCGATGTCGCCGACCTCGGGCAGCGACTTGAACAACGTGGACAACACCCACATCAAGAAGGTGGAGAACAGCACCGGGCGGGCCGCCTGGTCGCCGAGCTCGAGCAGCGAGATCCGGCCGTGGCCGCCCTCGACGCTCAACAGGTCTTTGGGATCGAGTTCCGGCTCACCGAAAAACGTGTCCCCGCCCTCGGCTTCGAGGTTGACCAGCGCGCGCAAGATCACCCCGGCTGTCTGCGCCGAAACACCACCCAGCGATTTCAGCTCAACCTTGCCCTCGTCGCTGGTCAGATAGCTGATCACCTCACGCAGGTCAGCCAGGTTCAGCAGCTCATAATTCTTGTCCTGGGCCCAGTGGAAGATCAGCCCGAGCGTCGACTCCTGAGTACTGTTGAGCCCCAACACCTTCGACAGCAGAATTGGGCCGAAGCTGGCGATCGTGGCCCGGACCGGGACGCCGATTCCCTTGGTGCCCAGCGACAGGAACTCCACCGGGAAACCGCTCGGCTGCCAGTTGTCACCGGTTTCCTTCGCGCGTGCGGTGACTCTGTCACTGCTCTCACCGGGCTTCGACAAGCCGGATAGGTCGCCCTTCACGTCGGCCATCAGCACCGGCACACCCGCCGCCGAGAGTTGCTCGGCGATCACCTGCAGGGTCTTGGTCTTGCCGGTGCCGGTCGCGCCGGCCACCAGGCCGTGCCGGTTGACCGTGGCCAGCGGAATGCGGATCTGCGCGGTCGGGTCAGCTGTGTCGTCCACAACCACAGTCCCCAACTCCAAGGCCTCGCCTTGAACGGCGTAGCCCTTGGCGATCTGCTTTGCGGGGGTATCGGTCGATTCAGTGCTCATAGGCCATGCCTCTCCCCTGAAAGTCGTGGTCTCGATCACGCTCGACCTTACTGGTTGCTGACGCGCTCAGCCGGGGTGGCTGCGGCCCGCCAGCTAACTTTGCCTACTGTGAACGCTGTGCGGGACCAACTGGTGTGGATCGACTGCGAGATGACCGGGCTGGATCTGAGCGCGGACAAGTTGATCGAGATCGCCGTCCTGGTGACCGATGCCGAGCTCAACGTTCTCGGCGACGGCGTCGACGTGGTGATTCACGCCGAGGACGCCGCGTTGTCGTCGATGGCCGCGGTGGTCACCGATATGCACACCAGCTCCGGCCTCATCGAGGAGGTCCGCGCGTCCACGGTGGATCTGGCAACAGCCGAGGCGGCGGTGCTCGACTACATCCGCCAACACGTCAAGCAAGCGAAAACGGCACCGCTGGCGGGCAACTCGATCGCCACCGACCGCGGTTTCATCGCCCGCGACATGCCCACTCTGGACTCGTTCCTGCACTACCGAATGGTCGATGTGAGCTCCATCAAAGAGTTGTGCCGTCGTTGGTATCCGCGCATCTACTACGGCCAGCCGGCCAAAGGCCTGGCGCATCGGGCGCTGGCCGACATTCAGGAGTCCATCCGCGAACTGCAGTACTACCGGCGCACCGCATTCGTGGCGCCACCAGGCCCTACGACCAGCGAAATTGCGACGGTCGCCGACGAACTCGGGGTTCCGTCAGCCGACGCGGAGTAAATCGATTCGGCTGCCGGGGACCCGAGCCGCTAAGATCGACGTCGCCGCTTCTCACGAGGCGGCCACGGTGGGTGTAGTTCAGTTGGTAGAGCGTCAGGTTGTGATCCTGAATGTCGCGGGTTCGAGTCCCGTCACTCACCCCAACGGAAACACCGCCCCACCTGCGTTATTGCGGGTGGGGCGGTGTTTGAATTCCGGTTCATCGAGCGGGCCACGCAACAAGCGGTCATGAAGGCACTGTGCCTCAAGCGTTCTTGAGCCAACTTCCGGAAATCTGAATTGACTGCCGCGTCAGACTTTCTACCGCCTCAGACGGAAGCTCAGGTCCCGGGCGTAAGCTTGGCGGTCGGAAGGGCCGGTGGTGTGCTCCCTCGTGCGACAGTCTTCTCAGGTAAAGAAACTCAAGCCCTGGTAGCTGCCCCGGTCCTTCCCCTCGCGGTGAATTCCCCCAGCGTCAGGAGAGTTGAGCGGCCCCTGAGCGTGCGGCCACTCTGCGCATCTCCAATTCGAAACCCGCTTCCGCGGCGTAGCCGACGGCAACGGCGGCGATACCGACCACGCGCCAGAGGAGGTCGCGGACGGTGCGACTGAGGGTTTCGCTCACGCCATCAGGTTAAGAGCGCGCGGGCATTCCAGACCTCATGAATACTCGGCGTGGCGAATTTCGTTGCGGAACAACAGGTATCAAGAACCTGATCAGCGGGTTACGTCTTGGCGTTGCCGGCGCGCCACTGATCCCAGGGAATGTTCCAGTCCCCCAGTCCTTCGGTGCCCGACAACGGCGGCCCGATGGTGTTGAGCACCTCGACGATGTCACCGCGCTTGGTGTGTTCGAAGAACCATTGCGCGTTGCTGGGACTCACATTCAGACAGCCGTGGCTGGTGTTGGTGTGGCCCTGCGCGCCCACCGACCACGGTGCCGAATGCACGAACACACCGCTGTAGGACATCTGCGTGGCGAAATCGACTTCGGTGCGATATCCGTTGGGCGAGTTCACCGGAACGCCGTAGGTCGACGAGTCCATGATCATGTGCGCGAACCGCACACCGAGGATGTAGGTGCCGCTGGCGGTGGGAGTGCTGTCCTTGCCCATCGATGTCGGCATGGTCTTGACCACCTCGCCGTTGACCCGCACGGTCACCATCTTGGTGTTGTCGTCGGCGGTCGCGATGACTTCGTCGCCGATGGTGAAGTGGGTGCGTGCGTTGTCCTCGCCGAAGACTCCGTCACCCAGGTCGACGCCGTAGGTGTTTACCGCGACGTTGACGTTGGTGCCCGGCTTCCAGAAATGCTCCGGGCGCCAGCGCACTTCGCGATTGTTCAGCCAGTAGAACGCGCCCTCGACGGGCGGATCGGCGGTCACCACGATGGCCTTCTCGGCGGCCTCGCGATTGGCGATGTTCTCGTCGAACTGAATCGCGACCGGCTCGCCGACGCCAACCACCTCACCGTCGCGCGGCGCTGCGTACGGCATGGTCAGGTTGTGCGGAGAGTGGGTCTGGAAGGTCAGCTGACGGGTGGCTACGCCACCGAGCCCACGGGCTTTGGCGGTCAGCGTGTAGAGCCGGTTGTAGCCGAGCTTCTCGGTGGTCGACCAGTGCACGCCGTCGCGGCTGAGCTGGCCTTCCACGGTCCCGCCGTTTGCGTTGACCATCTCGACGGAGGCCAGCACCCCGTTGTCGGCGCTGACCGTCACCGGGCTGTCTACCGCGACGCCGACGGCGCCGTCGGTCACCGACGTGGTGAGCTTCGGCACGAGCAGGTCGTTGAATGGCGTGGCCTTGTCCATGATGGCCTTCGGCGCCGGGTTGCTGCCGCCGCTGCTGCAAGCGCCCAGGCCGAAAACGGCGAGCGGGACCATTAGTGTGGCCAACCACACCCGGCCTGCCCACCGACGCGTTAACACCCGACCTGCCACCTGAGTTGCTTCCCCTCACGGCCCGTAATGCTGTGTTACTGGGGAGTAGTCTAAGGCGTAGACGACTGCCAATAGTGACCAGCGACCGATCTCACGAATCACGATTTCGTCCCCCGATGGGATGGCTGTTATTGTCGCAAACGCAGTCCAGCAGGATGCACGCGCCGTTAGCTCAGTTGGTAGAGCAGCTGACTCTTAATCAGCGGGTCCGGGGTTCGAAACCCTGACGGCGCACTCGGTTTGACCAGGGGTTTTAGGCCAAATTAAGCCAGTTGCATCGCTGGGTTTTAAGCCATCTCGGCATATCCACCCTGGTTATTCGGCGTTTCGGCCCCGCAGTGCTCGCATACCCACCGGCTCACGCTCCCCGTCGGTCCCGGTCAGATCGCCGACAACCTGAATTCGGGCCAGCCAAACATGCCCGAATTCACGCAACGCGGTGAAGTGCTCAACGGTGAGGCCAACAGGCTGGTTGATCCTTGGCGTTGGCCATCGCCGCCTATTTGCTTGCGCTGCAGGCGCTCTTACGGGTAGGCCATCGGGGCGCTGCCGCGTTGCTTGAGGAGGAACGCCATGAAGATCACTTCCTGGCTCTGTTCATCGATCATGGCCACCGCGGTCTGGTGCACGCTGCCGGTGGAGCTGTGTTGCGTGACGTAGGCCGCCATCTCGATGCCGCCTTGGTGGTGACGCGTCATGAGTTGCAGGAACAGGACTTCGTTGTCGCGGCCTGTGGCCCGTTGTAGGAGGGTGAGGTCTGCCGGTGACGCTAGGCCAGCCATCTTGATGCCGCCACCACCCATGTGGTGACCGGTGTCAGCCGTCATCCACGCCATGGGGAGCGGCGAGACGACGGGTGCACCGGCCAGTTGAAGCCACCCCGTCATCTGTCCGATCTCGCGGAGTTGGGTGAGTCTGATCTGATCGGCCAGCGCGCGCACCTCGGGGGCTGCATCCCTGGCGACCATGTCGGACATGGTGATCGCCTGCTGATGGTGGGCCGACATGTCTTGTGCGAAGCCGATATCGGTGGCCGTCAGCGGCGTTACCGGCCCCCGTGCGAAGACAACGACCGCGACCGCGCCCACGATCGCTGCTGCGAGGAGTTGGACGATCCGGGCCGCGATCGGCTGCCAGGCTGGCGTCATCGTGGCGGGTAGACCCGTGGGTCGAGGACGAGTGCCATGAGTCCGTTGTCCGAGCAGGTGACGACGAGCATGTTGCCGCGGAACTCCGGCGGGGACATGCACCAGTCGGCGGTCATGTCGTTGCCGACGTGCTGGCTGTTCCTGGCCGCGGTGATGGACCCGTCGGGTCGCACGTCACCCGCCAGGATGGCGCGCGAAACCGCCAGGGTGCCGCTGAGCGGAGCGGCCATCAGCTTGCCGAAGACGGCGTGCACCGAGTTGGTGAGCTCGGCCTGCTTACCGGTCTGCGCGGGCGGGTTGTAATAGGCGATCTCGCGGATGTGCTCCGGATCGCGCACGTCGAAAACCCGGATCCCCGACTGCTGCCAACCACAGGCAAGCGCAAGGGGATCGTCTTGACGATCGACGCTGCAGTAGTGCGGGTCGTAGCCGAAGAAGCCATCGTTGATGGCGCTGGACATCCACCGGTCCTGGTGCGCAGGCAGATTGATCGCCAGCTTGATGTCGTTGCGCAGCAACAGGTTCGCGGGGTCGAAGGCATCGAAAAGTTTGACGCCTCCCGAACCGGACTCATCGACGGTGAAGATGTGCGGAACCCCGCGGTAGGTGACGTAGATGCTGTGCTGGGTGAACTGCCCATCGGCCCAGTGCTTGTCTCCGCGCAACGGCAGCAGCTGGTGCATCGTGAAACCCGGCTGGGCACGGTCCTGGATCGCGGAGGTGTCCAGGATGTTCACCCCGGCCAGTGTGGACATGTACATGGTGTCGCCGTCCGGGGTGAAGCCCATGCCATGGGTGCCCAGTCCCGCAGGTGCGCTCCACACCGTGTGCGGGTCGGTGGGGTCGCTGACATCGAGCGCGGTGACCCACATCGAGCCGGATGACCAATAGGTGTTCCCGTCCGGAGAGAATGCGCCCTCGTGGGTGAGCATTCCGATCCGCATCCCCGGCAGCGAACCACGCCCGAAGTTCAGCAACCGAGGATGGGCACAATCCTGAGAGATGTCATAGATCGAGAAGTACCCGAACCCGGTGTAGAACGGGACACCCGTGGCTGCCAGCAATCCCCGGGCTTCGTTGACTTTCAACGATTCCCAGGTGCCGCCGACCATTGCGGGTTCGGTGAGGTTGTCGGTCAGTTGCGGACGGCTGGGGTCGGATGCGTCGACGACCGCCACCCCGTCGGTATGGGGCCAGGTTGCCCCGACATAGGTGCAGTTCTTATAGGACGCGCTGATGAAGTTCGCGCCCTTGCCTTGGTATTGGCCGACAAGGTCGATGTTGCACGCATAGCCCTGAGTGCTACGCCCGGAAGCACGATCCTCTAGCGTCACTTCACCCTGCAGGCCGGTCTCCACCCGGTCGGCGGGCCGGCAGGATGCTGCAGGCGCCGAGGTCCGCCACACGTCGAAGCGAGGATCGAAGCCTGGCGGCGGCTCAGCCACGGAGATTCCGCCGCTCACAGCGACGAGTATCGCAACCACGCATAGGGCTGCGGTCCGCATTCGTCGACTCCTTCGATGCGATCGAGGTCACACCCACCTTAAGTAATACGTTTGACTTAGTACAAGAGGCAATGTTGACTTTGCCTGGTGAGCGTCGAGACCCGCAGCCGTCGATCCCCGCGAGGCGACAACACCCGGGCGACAATCCTCACCGCAGCAGAGAAGCTCTTCGCCGAACATGGGATCGCGGCGGTCTCGCACCGGCAGATCGTCGCCGCAGCACGGCAAGGCAACGGCGCCGCGATCGGCTACCACTTCGGCACCACGACGGACCTCGTTCGCGCCATCGAAGACAAGCACGGCGACCACATCGAATCGCTGCGCACCCGAACCATCTCCGACATGGGCTCCTCGCCCGGGTTGCGGGACTGGGTGGCGTGCCTGGTGCTGCCGCTGACCGACCACTTGAGCGCCATCGGCACACCGAGTTGGTATGCGCGGTTCGCCGCTCAGGTGCTGACCGATCCCACCTATCGGCGGATCATCATCAAGAACAGCTTCGAATCAGCGAGTCTGCACCACGTCGTCGAAGAGATCGGCCGCGCACTGCCGGAGGTGCCCGAGCAGGAGCTTGCCGAACGCAGCGTCATGATGCGCACGATGCTGATCTACACCTGCGCTGAATTCGAACGTGTGCTCGCCGAGGGAAATCCGTCACCGTGGCCGCACTGGCCCGCGGCCGCGCACGGTTTGATCGACGGCATCGTCGCTCTGATGCAAGGTCCTGTCACACGCCTGGATTAGCGGCGGGTCATGGCACTCAAGACAGAGAACATCACCTTCGACACCACTGATCCCGAAGGTCTCGCCGCATGGTGGGTACGCACCCTCGACGGTCAGGTAAACCCATTGCCCCACCGTTGAAGGATGCCACGCTGGCGTATGAAAAACCGTACAAAGTTGTAGGCGCGGGCAAAGATCCACTGACACTAGGCTAACGATTAAGCCAAGACCCGCTGACCCCATTGAGCCATGTATTAAGCCATTGCTGCAAGTGCGTTTGACCAGCAGTTTTAGCTTAAGGCCCGAATACTTGAAAACCCCTAAGGTGTCTTGACGTGGGAACTTTTGTCGCCTGGCCGGAGCTCCCTACGGCGTATCCAGCTTCTCTTAATCAGCGGGTCCGGGGTTCGAAACCCTGACGGTGCACCACCACGACGGCGGTCACGGCATTGCCTCGGCCCAATCGACATGTCCTTCGAAGCCCAGCGTTGTCGCCATGTTGCGGTAGCGATCCCGGAAGTGCGCGTAGTTTGCGGCGTCGCCGTAAGCCCGCGCCAGGAGAGCCCGCAACCGCAGCAGCCAGATCTCGCGCACCGCGAAACCGCCGTCGGCCTCCGCTGACCGCTCGATCGCGGCGTTCGCCAACCTCTCGATCGCGGCCTCGGCTTCGGCGAAATCACCGTCGGCTCCCCGATCGAGCAATGTTTCGACCAGGACGCCGGTGGCCGGAATGCTCCACCCCAGCAGCCGTCCGTCGCGGAATTGGCCGTCCGCGGCCGCGCGCAGGGGCGGTATGGCGCCATCGCGATCGCCACGGTCAGCCATCTCGCGCGCCAGGCAGACCTCGACGATCGGCAACTCGGCCAGGAAGAACCCGCGGCGCGAGAACACGTCACCGACCTCCGCCAGAACCTGCCGTCCCCGCTCGCGCTCCGCGTTCGTCCGGCGGTGCACCAACGCAATGCCCAGCGTCATCCGGGAGATGGCGACCGCGACATCGTCACCGGATTGTTCGGCAATGCGCAGGGCATCCTCGATCTCCCCCATCGCGCGATGGTCGGGCCTCAGCATGCCCGGCGGTATTGCCGCGGAGTATGCGTATGTGACGACGGTGGCGTAGGACATCGGGTCGGTCCTGCGGGCCATGGCGAGGCCGCGCCGCAGGTCGTCGCGCCATCCTGGAAGTCCCAGGCAATAGCTGGCCGTCGCCCGCGTCGTCAAGGCGAGCGCCAAGGGAGAGCCGATGATGAAGTTGCCCTTTGACGGATCACCGTCGGCCAGGTCGATCACCATCTGCGACCACCGCAGCGCGTCGGGCCACTCGGCGCACTTAGCTCTGGCGTAGATCGACGCAAGGGACAGGCCCACCGTCAAGTTCGGATCCTCGAGGGACTCGATGAGGGCCATCGATTCCGATGCCAGCTGCGAAGCCTCGTGCAGCCGGGCCTGATGCAGGTGATCCATCACCTGCCCCGCCATGGCGATGGCCAGTGACGGCTTGTCCCCGGCCGCCGCGCACAACTCCCGCAATTCCTCGAAGCGGGCGCCTGTCGCATGCTCATTCACCCGCCAGGCGATCCCGCACAACATGGTGCGAGGAGCAATGCGCATGGGTGCCCGGTCTGGGTCATCGGCGGGCAGGGCGTCGGCGATAACCCGGGCACGCTCCCAACTGCGCCATGCCGCGGCGATGTCGCGGTTGGTCGCCCAGGTTGCGGCCCGCACTTGCCAGCCGTAAGCGGCGTGCCCATCGCCGGCTGCCTCCAGATGCTCGGCGATCAGGACGGCGTTTTCGTCGCCCGCTCCCGGGTTACGTGATTCGATGGCGGCCGCAACGCGCCGATGCAGCTCGGCGCGATCCGATTCGAGCTGGGATTCGTAAGCCACCGTGCGGATCGACGGGTGGTGGAACACGTAATCCCGGGTGAAGCGGACCTGATCGACGAGCCGCGCGGCCAGCAGCTCGTCGACAACCGGTTCAACGCCCACCGCGGCCAGCAGATCCAGGTCGAACCTCGCACCGAGCACCGCCGCTGCGTTCAGCGTGCGCTTTGCCAGTGGGTCGAGTCGGTCGATGCGAGCAGCGATGGTGGCCTGCAGCGTGACCGGCACGCTCACCTCGCCTACCCCTGCCGCCGAGAGGTATGCACCCGGCTCGCCGCGCAGCACGCCACGCCCGGCCAATTCACGCACGATCTCCTCGGCGAAGAACGGATTGCCGGCGGCCCGCACGGCGATCCGCTGACCCAAGGCGCTATTCGAGGGATCCGGGCCGAGAAGTTCCGAGACCAGGCCCGTGGTTTCTGAATCACTCAGCGGCGCAAGGGAAACAGTGCGAGTACCTGTCACTCGGGTCAACGCGCCGCGATATTCGGGTCGGTAGGTGATCAGCACCAGCGAGGGTGTCCGCGACATGACCGCAAAGAAATCGGCCAACAGGGACTCGCTGACCTCGTCGATCCAATGGGTGTCCTCGACGACGAAAACCGCCGGAGTCTGGCGGGCCAGTGAGGCTGCATTGACCAGCGTGGTCAACCGCCGCCGGCGCGCGTCAGGATCGATCTTGGGCAGTTCCACGTCGGGATCGGCGATGCCCAGCAGATCGTCGAAGAGCAGCAAGTCCTCGGGCTCCGCGTCGGGGGATTGGGCCCGGATTTGCGCCCGGGCGGCGGGTGGGTCGAGGCTCTGGACGCCGGTGACGGCGCGCAAGAGGCGCGACACGGCATGGAAGGGGACCTGGCTGGTGTGCGATTCGCAGAAGGTGGCGAAGACGTCGACGCCATGGGCATCCGCCATCGCCGAAACTTCGCGCACGAGACGGCTTTTGCCGATACCCGGCGAGCCGACCACGCCGACCACGGCGCCGTGGCCAT
This genomic window contains:
- the cmrA gene encoding mycolate reductase (Catalyzes the final step in mycolic acid biosynthesis.), with amino-acid sequence MPVPAPSPDARAVVTGASQNIGEALATELAARGHGLIITARREDLLNKLADRLTEKYGVTVEVCPADLADTGERAKLVDELATRNISILCANAGTATFGSVSTLDASTERAQVQLNAVAVHDLVLAVLPGMIERKAGGILISGSAAGNSPIPYNATYAATKAFANTFSESLRGELRKTGVHVTVLAPGPVRTDLPDDSEASIVEKLVPDFLWISTEYTAKKSLDALARNKMRVVPGVTSKAMSVASQYAPRAIVAPIVGSFYKKMGG
- a CDS encoding AAA family ATPase → MTAFPGQGTPVPGLRGHDGDKYAQWDAAYVLGSLSEMDRREFDAHLEGCQACRDAVTELSDLPALLSLLELDEVIDENDPIAVRPPRPQPDLVGRQREISTIASLLEHALDGHGAVVGVVGSPGIGKSRLVREVSAMADAHGVDVFATFCESHTSQVPFHAVSRLLRAVTGVQSLDPPAARAQIRAQSPDAEPEDLLLFDDLLGIADPDVELPKIDPDARRRRLTTLVNAASLARQTPAVFVVEDTHWIDEVSESLLADFFAVMSRTPSLVLITYRPEYRGALTRVTGTRTVSLAPLSDSETTGLVSELLGPDPSNSALGQRIAVRAAGNPFFAEEIVRELAGRGVLRGEPGAYLSAAGVGEVSVPVTLQATIAARIDRLDPLAKRTLNAAAVLGARFDLDLLAAVGVEPVVDELLAARLVDQVRFTRDYVFHHPSIRTVAYESQLESDRAELHRRVAAAIESRNPGAGDENAVLIAEHLEAAGDGHAAYGWQVRAATWATNRDIAAAWRSWERARVIADALPADDPDRAPMRIAPRTMLCGIAWRVNEHATGARFEELRELCAAAGDKPSLAIAMAGQVMDHLHQARLHEASQLASESMALIESLEDPNLTVGLSLASIYARAKCAEWPDALRWSQMVIDLADGDPSKGNFIIGSPLALALTTRATASYCLGLPGWRDDLRRGLAMARRTDPMSYATVVTYAYSAAIPPGMLRPDHRAMGEIEDALRIAEQSGDDVAVAISRMTLGIALVHRRTNAERERGRQVLAEVGDVFSRRGFFLAELPIVEVCLAREMADRGDRDGAIPPLRAAADGQFRDGRLLGWSIPATGVLVETLLDRGADGDFAEAEAAIERLANAAIERSAEADGGFAVREIWLLRLRALLARAYGDAANYAHFRDRYRNMATTLGFEGHVDWAEAMP
- a CDS encoding DUF305 domain-containing protein, whose amino-acid sequence is MGAVAVVVFARGPVTPLTATDIGFAQDMSAHHQQAITMSDMVARDAAPEVRALADQIRLTQLREIGQMTGWLQLAGAPVVSPLPMAWMTADTGHHMGGGGIKMAGLASPADLTLLQRATGRDNEVLFLQLMTRHHQGGIEMAAYVTQHSSTGSVHQTAVAMIDEQSQEVIFMAFLLKQRGSAPMAYP
- a CDS encoding LVIVD repeat-containing protein, producing MRTAALCVVAILVAVSGGISVAEPPPGFDPRFDVWRTSAPAASCRPADRVETGLQGEVTLEDRASGRSTQGYACNIDLVGQYQGKGANFISASYKNCTYVGATWPHTDGVAVVDASDPSRPQLTDNLTEPAMVGGTWESLKVNEARGLLAATGVPFYTGFGYFSIYDISQDCAHPRLLNFGRGSLPGMRIGMLTHEGAFSPDGNTYWSSGSMWVTALDVSDPTDPHTVWSAPAGLGTHGMGFTPDGDTMYMSTLAGVNILDTSAIQDRAQPGFTMHQLLPLRGDKHWADGQFTQHSIYVTYRGVPHIFTVDESGSGGVKLFDAFDPANLLLRNDIKLAINLPAHQDRWMSSAINDGFFGYDPHYCSVDRQDDPLALACGWQQSGIRVFDVRDPEHIREIAYYNPPAQTGKQAELTNSVHAVFGKLMAAPLSGTLAVSRAILAGDVRPDGSITAARNSQHVGNDMTADWCMSPPEFRGNMLVVTCSDNGLMALVLDPRVYPPR
- a CDS encoding TetR/AcrR family transcriptional regulator; this encodes MSVETRSRRSPRGDNTRATILTAAEKLFAEHGIAAVSHRQIVAAARQGNGAAIGYHFGTTTDLVRAIEDKHGDHIESLRTRTISDMGSSPGLRDWVACLVLPLTDHLSAIGTPSWYARFAAQVLTDPTYRRIIIKNSFESASLHHVVEEIGRALPEVPEQELAERSVMMRTMLIYTCAEFERVLAEGNPSPWPHWPAAAHGLIDGIVALMQGPVTRLD
- a CDS encoding helicase HerA-like domain-containing protein: MSTESTDTPAKQIAKGYAVQGEALELGTVVVDDTADPTAQIRIPLATVNRHGLVAGATGTGKTKTLQVIAEQLSAAGVPVLMADVKGDLSGLSKPGESSDRVTARAKETGDNWQPSGFPVEFLSLGTKGIGVPVRATIASFGPILLSKVLGLNSTQESTLGLIFHWAQDKNYELLNLADLREVISYLTSDEGKVELKSLGGVSAQTAGVILRALVNLEAEGGDTFFGEPELDPKDLLSVEGGHGRISLLELGDQAARPVLFSTFLMWVLSTLFKSLPEVGDIDKPKLVFFFDEAHLLFSDASKAFLDQVEQTVKLIRSRGVGVFFCTQLPTDIPNDVLSQLGARIQHALRAFTPDDQKALTRTVRTYPKTDVYDLASALTSLGIGEAVVTVLSERGAPTPVAWTRLRSPRSLMAAIGDEAISAAAKSSQLQQKYGKTVDRESAYEKIQAKKAEAQANQPAQAGSKSAPEAAKKPGWFIRLVNSKGFLTFIRAFAPQLARSIVNSYNRRR
- the orn gene encoding oligoribonuclease; protein product: MRDQLVWIDCEMTGLDLSADKLIEIAVLVTDAELNVLGDGVDVVIHAEDAALSSMAAVVTDMHTSSGLIEEVRASTVDLATAEAAVLDYIRQHVKQAKTAPLAGNSIATDRGFIARDMPTLDSFLHYRMVDVSSIKELCRRWYPRIYYGQPAKGLAHRALADIQESIRELQYYRRTAFVAPPGPTTSEIATVADELGVPSADAE
- a CDS encoding L,D-transpeptidase produces the protein MVPLAVFGLGACSSGGSNPAPKAIMDKATPFNDLLVPKLTTSVTDGAVGVAVDSPVTVSADNGVLASVEMVNANGGTVEGQLSRDGVHWSTTEKLGYNRLYTLTAKARGLGGVATRQLTFQTHSPHNLTMPYAAPRDGEVVGVGEPVAIQFDENIANREAAEKAIVVTADPPVEGAFYWLNNREVRWRPEHFWKPGTNVNVAVNTYGVDLGDGVFGEDNARTHFTIGDEVIATADDNTKMVTVRVNGEVVKTMPTSMGKDSTPTASGTYILGVRFAHMIMDSSTYGVPVNSPNGYRTEVDFATQMSYSGVFVHSAPWSVGAQGHTNTSHGCLNVSPSNAQWFFEHTKRGDIVEVLNTIGPPLSGTEGLGDWNIPWDQWRAGNAKT